From a region of the Arachis ipaensis cultivar K30076 chromosome B09, Araip1.1, whole genome shotgun sequence genome:
- the LOC107619105 gene encoding uncharacterized protein LOC107619105 isoform X2, producing the protein MSSEGKNLLHEVFPSPNATVLEQLSNVDCIVYAMGSLFTSICPSLVLLGIGEIISSRSCLKVLMLNGTPDRETNGFSASCFVTAITDALNRTYGDPCNRLKNPVSGNSFTIEASWCQIDIFILILV; encoded by the exons ATGTCAAGTGAGGGGAAAAATTTGCTCCATGAG GTCTTTCCTTCACCTAATGCAACTGTATTAGAGCAGTTAAGTAATGTGGACTGCATTGTATATGCCATGGGTTCCCTTTTCACTTCAATCTGTCCCTCGTTG GTCTTATTGGGAATTGGGGAGATTATTTCGTCAAGGTCTTGCCTCAAG GTACTTATGTTAAATGGCACACCTGACCGGGAGACTAATGGGTTTTCGGCTTCTTGTTTTGTTACTGCCATCACGGATGCTCTAAATCGAACATATGGAGATCCTTGCAATCGGCTAAAGAATCCTGTGAGTGGGAATTCCTTCACAATTGAAGCTAGTTGGTGCCAAATAGatatctttattttgattttggttTAA
- the LOC107619105 gene encoding uncharacterized protein LOC107619105 isoform X1 encodes MSSEGKNLLHEVFPSPNATVLEQLSNVDCIVYAMGSLFTSICPSLVLLGIGEIISSRSCLKEFRLDKIAFNLQGEHLFLFWKKQAIKVLMLNGTPDRETNGFSASCFVTAITDALNRTYGDPCNRLKNPVSGNSFTIEASWCQIDIFILILV; translated from the exons ATGTCAAGTGAGGGGAAAAATTTGCTCCATGAG GTCTTTCCTTCACCTAATGCAACTGTATTAGAGCAGTTAAGTAATGTGGACTGCATTGTATATGCCATGGGTTCCCTTTTCACTTCAATCTGTCCCTCGTTG GTCTTATTGGGAATTGGGGAGATTATTTCGTCAAGGTCTTGCCTCAAG GAATTTAGGCTTGATAAGATTGCTTTCAATTTGCAAGGAGAGCATTTGTTTCTCTTTTGGAAGAAACAAGCTATTAAG GTACTTATGTTAAATGGCACACCTGACCGGGAGACTAATGGGTTTTCGGCTTCTTGTTTTGTTACTGCCATCACGGATGCTCTAAATCGAACATATGGAGATCCTTGCAATCGGCTAAAGAATCCTGTGAGTGGGAATTCCTTCACAATTGAAGCTAGTTGGTGCCAAATAGatatctttattttgattttggttTAA